A DNA window from Onychostoma macrolepis isolate SWU-2019 chromosome 13, ASM1243209v1, whole genome shotgun sequence contains the following coding sequences:
- the LOC131551981 gene encoding cytochrome P450 1B1, which yields MMDVLAVLGDFIQLSARSALLSLLVCLTLMFWSRSGRRQLPGPFSWPVIGNAAQLGTSPHFYFTRMAQKYGDVFQIKLGSRNVVVLNGDAIKEALIKKAVDFAGRPDFASFRFVSHGKSMAFGNYSQWWKLHRKIAHSTVRNFSTANIHTKQTFERHIVCEIGELIRLFLTKTREQQYFEPHRYLVVSVANTMTAVCFGNRYSYDDEEFQQVVGRNDQFTKTVGAGSIVDVMPWLQYFPNPIKTLFDQFKELNKEFNEFIYSKVAEHRETLLLSLVRDMTDAFIVALDKGLSGGPGVFLDKEYVPPTIADIFGASQDTLSTALQWIILLLVRYPEVQKRLQEDVDKVADRSRLPTIADQPHLPYVMAFIYEVMRFTSFVPVTIPHSTTTDTSINGYPIPKDTIIFVNQWSLNHDSTKWDQPKVFNPQRFLDEDGALNKDLTTNVLIFSVGKRRCIGEDVSKIQLFLFTSLLVHQCSFTAESTPSMDYLYGLTLKPRSFKVSVTLRDSTELLESLVGTSQTPTQKRPKPQV from the exons ATGATGGATGTCCTGGCGGTTCTAGGCGATTTCATTCAACTGTCAGCGCGGAGTGCTTTACTGTCGCTGCTGGTGTGTTTAACGCTCATGTTCTGGAGTCGTTCCGGTCGGCGGCAGCTGCCGGGTCCGTTCTCTTGGCCGGTCATCGGTAACGCCGCTCAGCTCGGTACCTCACCTCACTTTTACTTCACCCGGATGGCTCAGAAATACGGCGACGTGTTTCAGATCAAACTGGGCAGCCGAAATGTGGTGGTTCTGAACGGAGACGCAATTAAAGAGGCACTAATTAAAAAAGCTGTCGATTTCGCCGGCAGACCCGATTTCGCTTCGTTCCGGTTTGTGTCCCATGGGAAAAGCATGGCGTTCGGTAATTACAGCCAGTGGTGGAAACTGCATCGTAAGATCGCGCACAGCACCGTGAGAAACTTCTCCACAGCCAACATCCACACCAAGCAGACCTTTGAGAGGCACATCGTGTGCGAGATCGGAGAGCTCATCCGCTTGTTTCTGACCAAAACCCGCGAGCAGCAGTACTTTGAGCCTCACCGGTATTTGGTGGTGTCCGTGGCGAACACAATGACCGCCGTTTGCTTCGGTAACCGGTATTCGTATGATGATGAGGAATTCCAGCAGGTGGTGGGCAGAAACGATCAGTTCACCAAGACAGTGGGAGCTGGAAGCATCGTGGATGTGATGCCCTGGCTGCAGTACTTCCCAAACCCAATCAAAACGCTCTTTGACCAGTTTAAAGAGCTCAACAAGGAGTTTAACGAGTTCATTTATTCTAAAGTGGCGGAGCACCGCGAGACTCTTTTACTGAGCCTCGTCCGTGACATGACTGACGCCTTCATCGTTGCTCTGGATAAAGGGCTGTCAGGAGGCCCGGGGGTCTTTCTGGATAAAGAATACGTGCCACCGACCATCGCAGATATTTTTGGGGCCAGTCAAGACACTCTATCTACAGCTCTACAGTGGATCATTCTGTTACTAGTCAG GTATCCAGAAGTCCAGAAACGTCTTCAGGAGGACGTAGATAAAGTAGCGGATCGCAGTCGCCTCCCAACCATTGCAGACCAGCCTCATCTTCCATACGTCATGGCTTTCATCTACGAAGTCATGCGATTCACCTCGTTCGTCCCTGTAACGATTCCACACAGCACGACCACGGACACGTCCATCAACGGTTATCCCATTCCTAAAGATACCATAATTTTCGTCAACCAGTGGTCTTTGAACCATGACTCAACCAAATGGGACCAACCAAAGGTATTCAACCCACAGCGCTTCCTGGATGAGGATGGAGCTCTCAACAAAGACTTAACCACCAACGTGCTGATCTTCTCCGTGGGGAAGCGTAGATGCATTGGAGAAGACGTGTCCAAGATACAGCTTTTCCTCTTCACCTCCTTGCTGGTCCATCAGTGTAGTTTTACAGCAGAAAGTACTCCCAGCATGGACTATCTGTATGGGCTCACACTTAAACCCAGATCCTTTAAAGTGTCTGTCACACTCCGTGACAGCACAGAACTGCTTGAGAGCTTGGTAGGAACGTCTCAGACACCTACACAAAAGAGACCGAAACCTCAAGTTTGA